One window of Hymenobacter sp. BRD128 genomic DNA carries:
- the recO gene encoding DNA repair protein RecO, with product MLIKTRGIVLSYLKYRESSIIARVYTEQRGVQSYLVNGVRRAKPPGRIALFQPLTLLDLVAYVPRQGGSLTRLAEFRCAEQFRSLPYDVRKSSVALFLSEVLSKSVREEEENVSLFRFLHDSILAFDQQDVGVENFALLFLLHLTDYLGFGLRSGAELTDQVAMAGPVVGSGFSSGPATLRLREFEQYFDELLHAPATASIPNGQVRRELLAVLMRYYQLHVEGLGEIKSLEVLSEVLSS from the coding sequence ATGCTAATTAAAACCCGCGGTATCGTGCTGAGCTACCTCAAGTACCGCGAATCCAGCATCATTGCCCGCGTCTACACCGAGCAGCGCGGCGTGCAGAGCTACCTCGTAAACGGCGTGCGCCGGGCCAAGCCGCCCGGGCGCATTGCGCTTTTTCAGCCCCTTACTTTGCTCGACTTGGTGGCCTACGTGCCGCGCCAGGGCGGCAGCCTCACCCGGCTAGCCGAGTTTCGCTGCGCCGAGCAGTTTCGCTCGCTGCCCTACGACGTGCGCAAGAGCAGCGTGGCGCTTTTTCTGAGCGAAGTGCTCAGCAAGTCGGTGCGTGAGGAAGAAGAGAATGTCTCGCTTTTTCGCTTTCTGCACGATTCTATCCTGGCCTTCGACCAGCAGGATGTGGGCGTCGAAAACTTCGCCCTGCTTTTTCTCCTGCACCTCACCGACTACCTGGGCTTTGGCCTGCGCAGCGGCGCCGAGCTCACCGACCAGGTGGCGATGGCCGGCCCGGTGGTGGGTAGCGGCTTCAGCAGCGGCCCGGCCACGCTGCGCCTGCGCGAGTTCGAGCAGTATTTCGACGAGCTGCTGCACGCCCCGGCCACCGCTAGCATCCCCAACGGCCAGGTGCGCCGCGAGCTGCTGGCCGTGCTCATGCGCTACTACCAACTCCACGTCGAGGGGCTGGGCGAAATAAAATCGCTGGAAGTGCTTAGTGAAGTGCTT